Proteins co-encoded in one Meiothermus sp. genomic window:
- the ilvD gene encoding dihydroxy-acid dehydratase, which translates to MRSDIIKKGPQQAPARAMLRAVGIGDEEFKIPWVGIVNTWTEGMPCNFHLRDLAADLKIGAKEAGFQTFEFGAPAISDGISMGTVGMRASLVSREVIADSIELIAQGYLYDGMVALVACDKTNPGAMMGVIRANVPSLVLYGGSIAPGLLRGKKQTVVSVFEAVGQYAAGQITEEELAEVERTAIPGPGACGGQYTANTMAMVLEVMGFSPIGYNAIPAIAPEKKEAGRRAMQILAEAIQAGRTPKSFLTKKSFTNAIAAVAATGGSTNAVLHLLAIAKEAGIKLTLEEFDKISRKTPVIADMRPWGQYTAWELWEAGGIPLVIRRLIEGGLIDGDQMTVSGKTLWQEVKNAKETKGQKVVASAKKPFKPEGGLRVLKGSLAPDGAVLKLAGTETKVHRGPARVFDGEQSAMKAVLKKQIKPGDVVVIRYEGPKGAPGMPEMLSVTSALVGEGLGPYVALVTDGRFSGGTKGLMIGHVAPEAQVGGPIALVEEGDIISIDCDRGVLNLEVSEKELARRAKAWKPPKPHYKSGLFARYAALVSSAREGAVLLKPE; encoded by the coding sequence ATGCGTTCGGACATCATCAAAAAAGGCCCTCAACAAGCCCCCGCCCGGGCCATGCTGCGCGCGGTGGGCATCGGCGACGAAGAATTCAAGATTCCCTGGGTGGGCATCGTGAACACCTGGACCGAGGGGATGCCCTGCAACTTCCACCTGCGCGACCTGGCCGCCGACCTGAAGATTGGGGCCAAGGAGGCCGGCTTCCAGACCTTCGAGTTTGGGGCCCCGGCCATCTCCGACGGCATCAGCATGGGAACGGTGGGTATGCGGGCCTCGCTGGTGAGCCGCGAGGTGATCGCCGATAGCATCGAGCTCATCGCCCAGGGCTACCTCTACGACGGCATGGTGGCCCTGGTGGCCTGCGACAAGACCAACCCCGGGGCCATGATGGGGGTGATCCGGGCCAACGTGCCCAGCCTGGTGCTGTATGGCGGCTCCATTGCCCCCGGCCTCCTGCGCGGCAAAAAGCAGACCGTGGTCTCTGTCTTCGAGGCGGTGGGGCAGTACGCCGCCGGCCAGATCACCGAGGAGGAGCTGGCCGAGGTCGAGCGCACCGCCATCCCCGGCCCTGGTGCTTGCGGTGGGCAGTACACCGCCAACACCATGGCCATGGTGCTGGAGGTGATGGGGTTTTCGCCCATCGGCTACAACGCCATTCCGGCCATCGCCCCCGAGAAAAAAGAGGCCGGGCGGCGGGCCATGCAGATTCTGGCCGAGGCCATCCAGGCGGGCCGCACCCCCAAGAGCTTCCTGACCAAAAAGAGCTTCACCAATGCGATTGCCGCGGTAGCAGCCACCGGCGGCTCCACCAACGCGGTGCTGCACCTGCTGGCTATCGCTAAAGAGGCCGGCATCAAGCTCACGCTCGAGGAGTTCGACAAAATCTCGCGCAAAACCCCGGTGATTGCCGATATGCGCCCCTGGGGCCAGTACACCGCCTGGGAGCTTTGGGAAGCCGGAGGTATTCCGCTGGTGATTCGCCGCTTGATTGAAGGCGGCCTGATTGACGGCGACCAGATGACCGTGAGCGGGAAAACCCTCTGGCAGGAGGTCAAAAACGCCAAGGAAACCAAAGGCCAGAAGGTGGTCGCCAGCGCCAAAAAACCCTTCAAACCCGAAGGGGGCCTGCGGGTGCTCAAGGGTTCGCTGGCCCCGGACGGCGCGGTGCTCAAACTGGCCGGCACCGAGACCAAGGTGCACCGGGGGCCGGCCCGGGTTTTCGACGGTGAACAAAGCGCCATGAAGGCCGTGCTGAAAAAGCAGATCAAGCCCGGCGACGTGGTGGTGATCCGCTATGAAGGCCCCAAGGGGGCCCCTGGGATGCCCGAGATGCTCTCGGTGACCTCGGCCCTGGTGGGCGAGGGGCTGGGGCCGTATGTGGCCCTGGTGACTGACGGGCGCTTCAGCGGCGGCACCAAGGGCCTGATGATCGGGCACGTGGCCCCCGAGGCCCAGGTGGGCGGGCCCATCGCGCTGGTTGAGGAGGGCGACATCATCTCGATTGACTGCGACCGGGGGGTGCTCAACCTGGAGGTCTCGGAAAAGGAGCTGGCCCGGCGGGCCAAAGCCTGGAAGCCCCCCAAGCCCCACTACAAAAGCGGGCTGTTTGCGCGCTACGCGGCGCTGGTGAGCAGTGCGCGGGAGGGGGCAGTTTTGTTGAAGCCCGAGTGA
- a CDS encoding SDR family NAD(P)-dependent oxidoreductase, protein MKLKGQTFIITGASRGIGEALALELARAGAHLVIGARNQKALEFACEEVRGLGVRCEAVAGSAASAAVAEAMVKAALEIGNFVGFIHNAGVLNAGPLAYELIEAQYDEIMDSNVKGGYHLARFAYPHLIRQPGSVAVFLGSGVAEHNIPGMGIYAIAKAAEEHLARQLALEAPEVTCFTFRPGIVETEMQRQLREAQGSASETLRPLFRGYQSQGRVLTPEQSARALVRILEGDPRRFHGKIATVTDGS, encoded by the coding sequence ATGAAACTGAAAGGACAGACCTTCATCATCACCGGGGCCAGCCGGGGCATCGGCGAAGCCCTGGCCCTGGAGCTGGCTCGAGCCGGGGCCCACCTGGTCATTGGGGCCCGCAACCAGAAGGCCCTCGAGTTCGCGTGCGAGGAGGTGCGGGGCCTGGGGGTGCGCTGTGAGGCGGTGGCCGGAAGCGCAGCCAGCGCTGCGGTGGCCGAGGCGATGGTTAAGGCCGCGCTCGAGATCGGAAACTTTGTGGGGTTTATCCACAACGCCGGTGTGCTCAATGCCGGCCCGCTGGCCTACGAACTCATCGAGGCCCAGTACGACGAGATCATGGACTCCAACGTCAAGGGCGGCTACCATCTGGCCCGCTTTGCCTATCCCCATCTAATCCGCCAGCCCGGCAGCGTGGCGGTGTTTCTGGGCTCGGGGGTGGCCGAGCACAACATACCCGGCATGGGCATCTATGCCATCGCCAAGGCCGCCGAGGAACACCTGGCCCGGCAACTGGCACTGGAAGCGCCCGAAGTTACTTGCTTTACCTTCCGACCGGGCATCGTGGAGACCGAGATGCAGCGGCAGCTTCGGGAGGCCCAGGGGAGCGCCAGCGAGACCCTGCGGCCCCTGTTCCGGGGCTACCAGAGCCAGGGGCGGGTACTCACCCCCGAGCAGTCGGCCAGGGCCCTGGTGCGGATCCTCGAGGGCGACCCCCGGCGCTTTCACGGTAAAATTGCAACGGTTACAGACGGCTCATAA
- the leuB gene encoding 3-isopropylmalate dehydrogenase, which translates to MPKIALLPGDGIGPEVTYAAVEVLKAADQVYGLNLEFEAFPFGGNAIDVHGEPFPEITRKGCLEADAILLGAIGGPKWDNVPRHLRAETGLLALRKAHGLYANLRPAKVLPGLEALSPLKPEIARGVDVLVIRELTGGIYFGEPRGMSEAEGWNTERYSKPEVERIARVAFEAARKRRNQVCSVDKANVLEVGEFWRKTVDEVHQHYPDVALEHQYVDAMAMHLVTRPSRFDVVVTGNIFGDILSDLASVLPGSLGLLPSASLGEKTPLFEPVHGSAPDIAGKGTANPTAAILSAAMLLTHALNRPEVARQIEEAVAAALATNPTPDLGGQASTQAFTQQVIAALHKVAA; encoded by the coding sequence ATGCCCAAAATCGCACTGCTTCCCGGTGACGGTATCGGCCCCGAAGTGACCTATGCGGCGGTGGAGGTGCTCAAAGCCGCCGATCAGGTGTATGGTCTGAACCTCGAGTTCGAGGCTTTTCCCTTTGGCGGCAACGCCATAGACGTCCACGGCGAGCCCTTCCCCGAAATTACCCGAAAGGGCTGCCTGGAGGCCGACGCCATCCTGCTGGGGGCCATCGGCGGGCCCAAGTGGGACAACGTGCCCCGCCACCTGCGGGCCGAGACCGGCCTGCTGGCTTTGCGCAAAGCCCACGGCCTGTACGCCAACCTGCGCCCGGCCAAGGTGCTGCCGGGCCTGGAGGCGCTTTCTCCCCTCAAGCCCGAGATCGCTCGAGGGGTGGATGTGCTGGTCATCCGTGAGCTGACCGGCGGCATCTACTTTGGCGAGCCGCGCGGCATGAGCGAGGCCGAGGGCTGGAACACCGAGCGCTACAGCAAGCCCGAGGTGGAGCGCATCGCCCGGGTGGCCTTCGAGGCGGCCCGCAAGCGGCGCAACCAGGTGTGCAGCGTGGACAAAGCCAACGTGCTCGAGGTCGGCGAGTTCTGGCGCAAGACCGTGGACGAGGTGCACCAGCACTACCCCGACGTAGCCCTCGAGCACCAGTACGTGGACGCCATGGCCATGCACCTGGTCACCCGGCCCAGCCGGTTCGACGTGGTGGTGACCGGCAACATCTTTGGCGATATCTTGTCCGACCTGGCCAGCGTGCTGCCCGGCTCCCTGGGCCTCCTGCCTTCGGCCAGCCTGGGCGAAAAAACCCCCCTGTTCGAGCCCGTGCATGGTTCCGCGCCCGATATTGCCGGCAAGGGCACCGCCAACCCCACCGCGGCCATTTTGTCGGCGGCCATGCTGCTCACCCATGCGCTGAACCGGCCCGAGGTGGCCCGGCAGATCGAGGAGGCGGTGGCCGCCGCCCTGGCCACCAACCCCACCCCCGACCTGGGCGGTCAGGCCAGCACCCAGGCCTTTACCCAGCAGGTTATTGCGGCCTTGCACAAAGTGGCCGCCTGA
- the leuD gene encoding 3-isopropylmalate dehydratase small subunit, translated as MALEPIKQVQGRAVHVPGNDIDTDRITPARYLKVVTFDGLGEALFYDERFNPDGSEKPHPLNDPRFKGASIMLVGANFGCGSSREHSPQAIYRAGFRALVGESFAEIFFGNATALSMPCVTASKADIEQLAQAIEQDPSLLVTIDVERLEVRYADTTFKVNLPATAQKALVEGRWDPIADLLEAGELIEQAAARLPKATRQ; from the coding sequence ATGGCTTTAGAACCAATCAAGCAGGTGCAGGGCCGGGCTGTGCACGTCCCCGGCAACGATATCGACACCGACCGCATCACGCCGGCGCGCTACTTGAAGGTGGTCACCTTTGACGGGCTGGGCGAGGCCCTTTTCTACGATGAGCGCTTCAATCCCGACGGCTCCGAAAAGCCGCACCCCCTGAACGATCCCCGCTTCAAAGGGGCCAGCATTATGCTGGTGGGGGCCAATTTTGGCTGCGGCAGCAGCCGCGAGCACTCGCCCCAGGCCATCTACCGTGCCGGTTTCCGGGCCCTGGTGGGGGAGAGCTTTGCCGAAATTTTCTTCGGCAACGCCACCGCCCTCTCCATGCCCTGCGTGACCGCTTCCAAGGCCGACATCGAGCAGCTGGCCCAGGCCATCGAGCAAGACCCCAGCCTGCTGGTGACGATAGATGTGGAGCGCCTCGAGGTGCGCTACGCAGACACCACCTTTAAGGTAAACCTGCCCGCCACCGCGCAAAAGGCCCTGGTGGAGGGCCGCTGGGATCCCATCGCCGACCTGCTGGAAGCGGGCGAGCTAATCGAGCAGGCTGCGGCCCGGCTGCCCAAGGCCACCCGCCAGTAA